A window of Silurus meridionalis isolate SWU-2019-XX chromosome 28, ASM1480568v1, whole genome shotgun sequence contains these coding sequences:
- the LOC124381493 gene encoding protein translocase subunit SecA-like, with protein sequence MALHLEVHYDLEPPTRAMASTHLLLSSSVDLVKYGQWSHNDFVDFFTALVKQYGVRKVKTDFYTWMAKILYQVEIHKISKSELLANNVPDQFVDDIEGRIANFVNETKEKSLKQILEEIKAAKDIDDKILHQVKDIVLYVSSSKSCPVPTHHKDKKEILMKLCKAVKDTKGWNPRLTQMVSWCIIVLSGSRQLIQVGTGEGKSCIVAMLAAYRAMNRESVDIISSSPVLAERDAKEWGSFYKQLKITVDYNTNKREVLKLRECYKCQVVYGTAQDFAGDWLRQRFQRENVRPDREFQCVIVDEVDSLMLDKGLEVVYINSEMPVMEPLNVILAKIWFVVNQFEDVDVEKARDVIRSSLMAEDSYMLPSETSLGIPADSLKHNNFHIPGFQEHINGRLKIWIENAFLAKTMTLGHEYIQHNDSIVPVDFSSTGVVQNDMKWGDGLQQFLEMKHQTRLSNMCMITNFKSNVNLFRSYKYTYGLTGTLGNKTELNLLQNLYPGIKTCKIPSFKRRKLYEKDGIVINDENGWVQAICNVVNKKATQTVYRGSRAVLVICETIKRAEIIHNELSKTIPMDKLKMYTNNNVDNSNVTSAVVTGGCVIVATNLAGRGTDLKVCPHVNVSGGLFVVQTFLPLNIRVEQQAFGRTAREGNPGSAQLIMCCSHFSESVKLMMALKLPSMLLNLVKDLKAAVAAPRLSENTFEETLKMCQLDPNEKNCEAMKKDLEYLLNSTKTTSLELEKQTRDVIVQTRLSQMLEDDIPKITKKEELFSEYLNFLDEIYKQPQRGSHGDIVASLHECWGMWLLMKFNEKESTKTLKIQLKKDLQSAKEKLYCYQSPSSMIYHYARTGNTFRHKGSHADSIEMYTRALANNPCWPAIALYNRALSILSQANSGHIVQALADLELAEQAVDSCIKKLELTLTFIKSSSKDPNMASGNVLTNQFKIKKLTQYVLKSNIQKAIQVLQRAESEGYNVRIQKYPVLLLMLHPDLLTEGRFNEVLQEIMNIRSLGLDTFFSLETVFYFFKRLSKIFS encoded by the coding sequence ATGGCACTGCACCTTGAAGTACACTATGATCTAGAACCCCCAACCCGGGCTATGGCTTCAACACATCTACTGTTATCAAGTTCTGTTGACTTGGTTAAATATGGACAGTGGAGTCATAAtgattttgtggattttttcaCGGCCCTTGTGAAGCAATATGGTGTCAGGAAAGTCAAGACTGATTTCTACACATGGATGGCAAAAATACTTTACCAAGTGGAAATTCACAAGATCAGCAAGTCAGAATTATTAGCTAACAATGTACCCGACCAATTTGTGGATGACATTGAAGGAAGAATTGCTAACTTTGTTAACGAAACTAAAGAGAAAAGCCTTAAACAAATCCTCGAGGAAATTAAAGCAGCAAAAGACATTGATGATAAGATTTTACATCAGGTTAAAGACATTGTTTTGTACGTGTCCTCGTCAAAATCATGTCCTGTTCCAACACACCACAAAGATAAAAAGGAGATATTAATGAAGCTGTGCAAAGCAGTAAAAGATACCAAAGGTTGGAACCCAAGGTTGACTCAAATGGTGAGCTGGTGCATCATTGTTCTTTCTGGTTCTAGACAGTTAATCCAGGTTGGTACAGGAGAAGGAAAGTCATGCATAGTGGCCATGCTTGCTGCATATCGTGCCATGAATAGAGAAAGTGTGGACATTATCTCCAGTTCCCCAGTGCTTGCAGAACGTGATGCTAAAGAGTGGGgttcattttataaacaattaaaaatcacTGTGgattacaatacaaataaaagagaagTACTCAAACTGAGGGAGTGTTATAAATGCCAAGTGGTCTATGGCACGGCTCAGGATTTCGCAGGAGACTGGCTAAGGCAACGGTTCCAAAGAGAAAATGTGAGACCTGATAGAGAATTTCAATGTGTCATAGTAGATGAAGTGGACTCCCTCATGTTGGACAAAGGTCTAGAAGTTGTCTACATAAACAGTGAGATGCCTGTCATGGAGCCTCTAAATGTAATCTTAGCAAAGATTTGGTTTGTTGTCAACCAGTTTGAAGATGTGGATGTTGAGAAGGCACGAGACGTAATTCGTTCCTCACTAATGGCTGAGGATTCATACATGCTGCCATCGGAAACATCATTAGGGATCCCTGCAGATtcattaaaacataataattttCACATTCCAGGCTTTCAAGAGCACATAAACGGGAGGCTAAAAATATGGATTGAAAATGCCTTTCTTGCCAAAACAATGACTTTAGGCCATGAATACATTCAGCACAACGATAGTATCGTTCCTGTGGATTTCAGCTCTACAGGAGTCGTGCAAAATGACATGAAATGGGGAGATGGGCTTCAGCAATTCCTTGAAATGAAGCACCAAACCAGGCTGTCAAATATGTGCATGATAACAAATTTCAAGTCCAATGTAAATTTATTCAGGAGTTATAAATATACTTATGGACTCACAGGAACGTTGGGGAACAAAACCGAACTTAATTTGCTGCAGAACCTGTACCCTGGCATTAAAACTTGCAAAATCCCATCATTCAAACGCAGGAAACTTTACGAGAAGGACGGCATTGTAATTAACGATGAAAATGGGTGGGTACAAGCAATCTGCAATGTTGTTAATAAGAAAGCAACCCAGACAGTCTACCGAGGTTCAAGAGCAGTCTTGGTCATCTGTGAAACAATTAAACGAGCAGAAATCATCCACAATGAACTCTCAAAAACCATTCCAATggacaaattaaaaatgtacacaaataaCAATGTTGACAATTCAAACGTTACAAGTGCAGTGGTCACCGGAGGTTGTGTTATTGTTGCAACCAATCTGGCTGGTCGTGGTACAGATCTCAAAGTATGTCCTCATGTAAATGTATCAGGAGGTCTGTTTGTGGTGCAGACGTTTTTGCCCCTTAATATCCGTGTAGAGCAACAAGCATTTGGTCGAACTGCACGAGAAGGGAACCCTGGTTCTGCCCAGCTCATCAtgtgctgctctcacttctCTGAGTCAGTCAAACTTATGATGGCACTAAAGTTACCTTCCATGTTACTTAATCTTGTAAAGGATCTAAAAGCTGCTGTGGCTGCACCAAGATTATCTGAGAATACATTTGAAGAGACACTCAAAATGTGTCAGTTAGACCCCAATGAAAAGAACTGTGAGGCAATGAAAAAAGACCTCGAATACTTGCTAAACAGCACAAAAACAACTAGCTTGGAGTTGGAAAAACAGACTAGAGATGTGATTGTACAAACAAGACTGTCACAGATGCTTGAAGATGACATACCAAAAATCACCAAAAAGGAGGAACTTTTTTCTGAATATCTTAACTTTCTAGATGAAATTTACAAACAGCCTCAAAGAGGCAGCCATGGAGATATTGTGGCTTCACTTCATGAGTGTTGGGGTATGTGGCTTCTGATGAAGTTCAATGAGAAGGaatcaacaaaaacattaaaaatccaattaaaaaaagacttgcaaagtgcaaaagaaaaactgtaTTGTTACCAGTCTCCTTCTTCTATGATCTACCATTATGCAAGGACTGGCAACACATTCCGTCACAAAGGATCCCATGCAGACAGCATTGAGATGTACACAAGAGCCCTTGCCAACAATCCTTGTTGGCCTGCCATTGCTTTGTACAATCGGGCATTGTCCATACTGTCTCAAGCAAATAGTGGGCATATTGTTCAGGCATTGGCAGACTTGGAGCTGGCTGAGCAAGCAGTAGACTCCTGCATTAAAAAGTTGGAATTGACTTTGACTTTTATAAAGTCCTCCAGCAAAGATCCCAACATGGCTTCTGGCAATGTGCTTACCAATCAATTTAAGATAAAGAAACTGACGCAGTACGTACTCAAATCAAATATCCAGAAAGCAATACAAGTTTTACAAAGAGCTGAAAGTGAAGGTTATAATGTGCGAATACAAAAATACCCCGTGTTATTGCTGATGCTGCACCCTGATCTTCTGACAGAAGGCAGATTCAATGAGGTACTCCAAGAAATAATGAATATCCGTTCACTGGGACTGGACACCTTCTTCTCACTAGAAAcggtcttttatttttttaaacgctTGAGCAAAATATTCAGTTAA